Proteins from a genomic interval of Channa argus isolate prfri chromosome 11, Channa argus male v1.0, whole genome shotgun sequence:
- the LOC137136504 gene encoding C2 calcium-dependent domain-containing protein 4C: protein MFYSWIQREDIVSNQQKAPMWLLGKIKENMESIPLELGRYIGKAEEDMSHSSKTSLSHNLHNNIITPDKIPEFCLPPRLCKRSPLLERDTTPSFLHGQNQIRKSSTNSDSTHLKRKDVTIKKGDASVSWQASKKPLPFSAEVYGLSGIYESPNTRRKESLFHSNRPLYIFDRSSSNAAPNLAKKTNMGKKYLSEFLPPFSCKSLLAMGSPESEPPLSSDSSTLSSPNSSRSSLCILSAKGRLKGATSCPSLLDTRETRGRWRRGGLSLTTSASSPPNFEGNLLMLSAPVSFPLDVLQCQRRRQHEHVLPLKGRGKVRLSAEHTTLPYNTSSYLYTVRVHVVSVEGLQDDTERQTLNSAVNLCLTPGKLQQQWSATIRNCHSLVFNEDFFFTELRSKDLLEMQLKVKVVDKSAAGSLRRGAGIGVITKPLSQLLLLSKQVKE from the coding sequence ATGTTTTACTCTTGGATTCAAAGGGAAGACATTGTGTCAAATCAACAGAAAGCACCAATGTGGCTTCTTGGGAAGAtcaaagaaaacatggaaaGCATTCCTCTAGAGCTAGGTCGTTACATAGGGAAGGCTGAAGAGGATATGTCTCATTCTTCCAAGACCAGTCTTTCTCACAATCTACACAACAACATAATCACCCCAGACAAGATCCCAGAGTTCTGCCTGCCCCCACGGCTCTGCAAGAGAAGCCCTCTGCTTGAACGTGACACAACCCCATCCTTCTTACACGGTCAGAACCAGATACGCAAGAGCAGCACTAATTCAGACAGCACCCATTTAAAGAGGAAAGATGTCACAATAAAGAAGGGTGATGCATCAGTGTCTTGGCAAGCTTCAAAGAAACCTTTGCCATTCTCTGCAGAGGTGTATGGCCTGTCTGGGATTTATGAGAGCCCCAACACTCGAAGGAAAGAGTCTTTGTTCCACTCAAATCGTCCACTTTACATATTTGATAGAAGCTCTTCTAATGCAGCCCCCAACCTGGCAAAGAAGACTAACATGGGCAAGAAATATTTATCTGAGTTTCTCCCTCCATTTTCATGCAAGAGTCTGTTGGCGATGGGAAGCCCGGAGAGCGAACCACCTTTGTCCAGTGACTCCTCTACTCTCAGTTCCCCTAACAGTTCCAGATCCTCCCTCTGCATCCTATCAGCCAAAGGCCGTCTTAAAGGAGCAACATCCTGTCCTTCGTTATTGGACACCAGGGAGACCagagggagatggaggaggggagggttaagtttaacaacctCTGCAAGTAGCCCTCCAAACTTCGAAGGTAACTTACTCATGCTATCAGCACCTGTCTCTTTCCCACTGGATGTTCTGCAGTGCCAGAGGAGACGTCAGCATGAGCATGTCCTCCCCTTGAAGGGCCGTGGTAAAGTCCGTCTCTCTGCAGAGCACACAACCCTCCCTTACAACACATCCTCTTACCTTTACACAGTAAGAGTTCATGTGGTGTCTGTCGAAGGCTTACAAGATGACACCGAGCGACAAACCCTGAACAGTGCAGTGAATCTCTGCCTGACACCAgggaagctgcagcagcagtggagcGCCACCATCAGGAATTGCCACAGCCTTGTGTTTAATGAAGATTTCTTTTTCACAGAACTCAGAAGTAAAGATCTGCTGGAAATGCAGctaaaagtaaaagttgtgGATAAGTCTGCAGCTGGATCACTGAGGAGGGGAGCAGGGATTGGAGTGATTACCAAACCACTGTCTCAGTTACTCCTTCTAAGTAAGCAGGTAAAAGAAtag